The DNA segment GAAGAACTCAACGGGCTGCGACATCGCAGGGATGCGATGGCAAAATATCGACGTAAGTCGTTATTTTGCGAGCCGTGCGAAGCTTTGCTTCGCACTTGGCGAGGTTGAAAAAAGCCACGAGGGCTTTTTTCAACAGGCTGCGAGCCCGGCCGACTTCGCGGTTCGTGAGCTGCTTCCGTTCGGGCAGCGCGCGATTATTCCCCAGGCCTGAGGCGAAGATTCACGACCGGAATCCGTCGCAACTCTCTCGGTGAGAATCGCATGGAGAGAGTGGTCCACAAAAAGGCCGATTCTGATCAGTCGGCGCTTTGGGGATCGTTCGGAGGCTGCTTCTGATTACGGATCATGGCCAGCCAATCGAGATATTCCTCGATCTCATTGAGCGGCATGCCCAGGTATAGCGCCTTTTTAACTGCCTCGCTCCGTTCCCACTGGGTTTCCGCGTGCTCCAGGATGATCTTGGCGATCTCGTGCATACCGGAGGATCCAGGACTATTTAGGAGGAATTTTAGCGCCCTTATCTGGCATCCACCAATCCAATAATACCCTAACCCGGGCTGACCCATGGCAGGCGCAAACGGGGGAAATCTTGGTGTTCATATCCCCAGCACCGGTTGGCCTCTTTATGTCCATTCCCTCCGCTGCTTGTCGAGATGGAGAGCACCTTCGCGGACGTTACAGCTCACACCTTGGTGGCCTAAGGGGGATCTGCCCCGTGGCTTACCCGACCATCGATCATCGGGCGAGGCGATCCGCACCCAACGCTGCGGCCCAGCGCCGCACTCTCTAGGCAAGACGGCGTAAGAGCTGCCGGATGGGTGGTGCCACTGTCTAGGTCTTGGGGGGTTTTTTTGTTGACAATCGCTTTATCGGCTAGTATCGTGCTACCTAAGCGAGGGGAGGACGCCCCCTTCTACGTACCGTGACACCCTGCTCGGGAGATACAGCTAATGATCGCAAAGACTCTGGTCCATCAACTCTCGATGGTCGTTGGAATTGCTCTCGTATTGAGTTCGGTCGCCTCGAACGCCTTGGCCGTTCCAGTCGTACCGGAAATCTCAGGTGACACACTTACCAGCGGCATTGCTCTGCTCTCAGGTGGTGTCCTCTTGCTGACCCGCTACTTCTCGCGCGGGTAAGACAGATATTGAACGGCTGAGCTTGTGCTCATGCGCCAAATCTGGTTATCGAGTTCGCGACCGGTGCTGCGCGCGTAGCGTTCGCGGGTCGTGGTTTGCCGGCATGTTTGCTGAGTTGACCGTACGGAAGGTGCGCGCTGGGGTGAAGGGAACTGCCGTTGCATGACACGGTCTCGGTGCCGCAGAGGGCCAGTTTTGCTGGACGAGACTGGCTGGTTGCATCAATCGCCGGCAAATCGGAACGTGAATCTCGGCTTGTGAGGAGTGCCGCTGGCGTTTGGACGAATTAGTGCCCTCGGAAGTATCCAAATCTGCCGGGTCCGAGGCCGCGCAAAGACTCAGCTTTGTGTGGTGGGGAGTCCTAGCTGGCTTGCTAGGTACAGAAGCTCTGCTCCTCACGTATTGTTTTGACACGCCTTCCGTCGCGCACGAAACCGCCTGGGTGGCGTGGACTTTCTTTGCTGCGCCTAAGGTTTTTCAGATCGGGCTGCTCGGCACGTTAGCGTCGATCCTGCTGGGAAGCAGAGAGCTCTGGGCAGTAATAAGTCGCGACGCGCTCTTTGGCTTGGATGAGAAGCGCTCGCCCCGAGCATTCTCCCGCTGGGGTGTGTTCCTGCCCTTGCACTTCGTGGCCCTGGCGCTGTTTGCCGGGTTCTCCGTCGTGCTGTTCGAGGGAGATCTCGAGCGCCGCTTGTCTTACCCTGGCATTTGGGTTGGTGCGTGGGTTTTGGCTGGGTTGACTACAGCCGTTTTTTGGGGGTTGGCGTGCCTGTCTTTACCGACCTGGCTGGGATTGGTGAGTAATTGCTGGAGGCAATTGTTATTGGGCTTCGTAATCGGCGCCATCGGCTGGTCCGTCGGCCGCGTGGCCACGCTCAATTGGGAACTGCTCAGCCAATCCACGTTCTACCTTGTCGACGCTCTGCTTCGATTGTTCTTTGACAATCCCGTCTGCGATCCCACCCGCCTCGAGATCGGCACGCGAGAATTCCAAGTTCGCATTGGCGTTACTTGCAGTGGGATTCAAGGATTGGGGCTGATGGCGGTTTTTCTAACCGTTTATCTCTGGCTGTTTCGGAGGCGCCTGCGCTTCCCGGCGGCTCTGTTATTGGTGCCGCTGGGAATGATGGGCATGTTGCTGTTGAACTCCGTGCGCATTGCACTCTTGATCGCTATTGGACATTGGGGCTGGCCCGAGGTCGCCGTAGGAGGTTTCCACTCCCAAGCAGGGGTGCTCACGTTTGTCGCCTTGGCTCTGGCGATTACGGCCGTGGCCGAGTGGTGCCCGTGGCTCAACGCGACACCAGCAGCGCGAACGTCCCGTGAGCCCGACGTTGCAATTGCCTATGTCAGTCCGTTTTTGGCGCTCCTCGCCGCCTCCATGGTCGGCGCGGCCTTTTCCAGCGGTTTCGACTGGCTGTACCCCTTGCGGATTGTGATCGTTGCCGCGGTCGTTTGGTGTTGCCGTAAGTCGTATCGCGAGCTCTCCGGGCGATGCTCGTGGACTGCGCCGGCACTGGGCGCGGCGACATTTGTCATTTGGGTTTTCCTAGCTCGTTCCGATTCGGTTTCCGACGACGGTTGGCCCGTGGCGCTTTCTGCTGCGCCAGCGGGATGGGCGTCCGCCTGGCTTGCCTTTAGAGTGACAGGTCACGTGATCACGGTGCCTCTGGCAGAGGAGTTGGCCTTCCGTGGATTTCTGATCCGGCAACTCACTCGGCGCGATTTCCTCGCGGTCGCTCCGGATCGATTCTCGTGGCCGGCATTCGTAGCGTCCTCTGCACTGTTTGGTGCATTACACGGCCAATCGTGGCTCGCCGGCACCTTGGCCGGCATGCTGTTCGCCTTGGCACAACGGCATCGCGGCCAGATCATCGACGCGGTTGTTGCTCACGCGACGGCGAATGGCCTGCTCGCAGGATACGTCCTTGTAACCGGACATTGGTCGCTTTGGTCATGACGTTCCGTGCGGTTGCAGGCTCGACACCCACCCAATGCGCCGACCGGTTCTGGCGGGGGGCGGCGGGCTACTTGCCAAACGGCGAGGCTGGCCGCAGGGTCAGGTCGGGCCACTTACGTTCGTCCTGGCTCGTCCTCCAGAAACCGCCTCTTTCGTCCAAAGTCGCCACGGCACGGCTATTTTCACGCTCGACGTATACCGTATTGCCCATCACGCCGATCATGGCGAACGTGCCCAGGGTGAGCGACTGATTTGTCGTGGGGTTTTCCAGACCCAACAGCGAGGACGTCTCTGTCCACAGGCAGGGAAAGCGCCCCCCGGTCCTGACATTAATCCACAGGCCGTCATAAAAGCGGGCGACTTCCTCGCCGTGCGACCCAAGTCGCAAACTCGGCCCCACCGAGCGAAAAGTCGTTGCCGGACCGAAGGCGCACTGGAGCCCACCGACCTGGTTCTTGCCCCATACAATTAAAAAACGCTCGCGAGCCGAACTGTTCTCCTCGGTTGTGGCGTCGTGCACAAACTTCTCCGTCGACAATTTTGGTCGCCGTCTTGCCCTCTATCTCATCTAATTGCGAAACGGACTGGAAACCCGACGCGCAAAAATCACGATTCATGCCATTTTTGAGAGAAGGGTCTAGTTTTCCAGCAAGGCGGGAATGTCGCCGCCTTTGCGCAGCGGGCGGACGGCGACGGTGCGCGTGAAAAAAGCCGCTAGAGCCGGTGCTAACGGACCCTAGCGGCGACACCCACCGTGACGCGGGGAGGCACACAGTGCGTCATGGCTTCCGATGTTACTTCGCTGCCGACGATTGCGGCCTGACAGCCGGTCACCTGACGAACCCCTGCGCGGACGATTGCCTTGTCGCGTGCCTTTGGCGCCCGTGCTGGTGCCAAAGGCGTTCGAGGATTTCGTCGGCGAATCGGTCAGCACGACCGTCAAGGGCCCGAAGAACAAAGTGCCGGAGTGCGTTATGCCGGTGAACGTTAAGACGTCAAACCGTCGCTCGACTCGCGACCGGGCTGCAGAAACGCAAGGAGCCTGGACTTCAGCCCGCGCGGAAACACTTGCGCCACAGGCCTATACCGACCCCGATGGCGATAAGAATTGACCAGCCGATAATCGCACTTGGTTCAGGGGTGAGAGTTACAACTGCGAGGAGCATGGCGGATTTCCGTTGTCGGCAGGTCGTTTGAATGAGTCGTTCTACAAATTATTGCCATTTCGGAGGTGTGTCCTGACACCTTTACCGTGGATGCGACCGCTTTACGATCGTGGGGTGGCGCATAAAAACGCCACTAGAGCCGAGACAATGGGCTCTCGCCCCTGTACCCACACCGTAAAGGGCGGCCTGGCGTTGCTGGCGAGGAGGGTTCGGGCCGCGCAAAGAACGTGAAGTAAGATCGACCGCTCCGGATTAATTCCGCTCACTTGGCATTTGACGTCAGCCAGGGCGCCGGCAGGCCATATTTGCGAAAAACGGCCGTCGCATTCGCCTGCAGAGAGGCGAGGGCATTAAGCTCCCACGAGGCGAAGTCTCGCGCCTCGCCGAGACGGATCAAGGCATAGCAGAATCGCATCGTGTCCAGCGCTCGCGTCAGGTCCGCATCCCGATCCTCAACAAGATACCTTCCGACTCGGTTTGCCATGCCATTCGCCTCCTTGTTAGCCGGCGAAAGCAAAGGGCGTGCCGAGAAATTACTTTCGGACGGAAACCACGCCACCCGCTCCGCAAAATCTCGCGGTTCACGGTGGAAGAGTAATAGCCACCGCCTCGCGACAAGAAGTTCAGCGCAGGGCGGCGTTGATCACGAAAAATCGAAGCGGAGAGGACAGGATTCGAACCTGCGGACCAGTTACCCGGTCACGGGTTTAGCAAACCCGCGCTTTCGACCACTCAGCCACCTCTCCGAATGTGGCGCCCATAAGCCGTCCGGGACGGGCTTTGCCGGCGCAGCCGCGATTTTAGGCAATTCGGCCGGTATCGCAAGCCGGCTACCGACCGTCCGGGCCCCATCCTTTTGGCGAGAAACCGCAGGCGTCGCAAGCAAAGCCCCGAAACATATGATCTGCCGACGACCAGCCACCCATGGAGCCTCGAAGTCCAACCTCGAAGCTATGGTTGAGTGGGATTATAGTAGGCCGCGGATCGGTCGGCGGGCACCGTTCCCGCATTTCCGCAATCGCCCCCTATCGTCGACCAGCGGCCAACTGCCGCGCGATACCACCAACGAGTGCTTTTCGGCAGGTGCCTGATGCTAACACGACGGCTTGATACGCGATTGATACTGGGCCAATCCTTCTTAATGGCACTGGTCGTTTGCTCGGCGGGATTGGCTTCCCTGCCTTTCCCGCTCCTCAGCCGTAGCAATGTTTCGGCCGCGGAGCTTGTCCGCACCCCAAACCAACGCACGGCAACCCTCACGGCCTGGCCCGGCGAGATGAACATCGACGCCGCGGCCGAGACCATCACCGCCAACGAGCTGAAGCAATACGTGAGCGCCTTGGCCGACGACACCTTCGAAGGGCGCGCGACCGGCAGCCGCGGCGGCCGGGCGGCAGCCGGATACTTGCAAGGGAAGCTCAAGGCGTTCGGTCTCGCTC comes from the Pirellulales bacterium genome and includes:
- the xrtE gene encoding exosortase E/protease, VPEID-CTERM system translates to MDELVPSEVSKSAGSEAAQRLSFVWWGVLAGLLGTEALLLTYCFDTPSVAHETAWVAWTFFAAPKVFQIGLLGTLASILLGSRELWAVISRDALFGLDEKRSPRAFSRWGVFLPLHFVALALFAGFSVVLFEGDLERRLSYPGIWVGAWVLAGLTTAVFWGLACLSLPTWLGLVSNCWRQLLLGFVIGAIGWSVGRVATLNWELLSQSTFYLVDALLRLFFDNPVCDPTRLEIGTREFQVRIGVTCSGIQGLGLMAVFLTVYLWLFRRRLRFPAALLLVPLGMMGMLLLNSVRIALLIAIGHWGWPEVAVGGFHSQAGVLTFVALALAITAVAEWCPWLNATPAARTSREPDVAIAYVSPFLALLAASMVGAAFSSGFDWLYPLRIVIVAAVVWCCRKSYRELSGRCSWTAPALGAATFVIWVFLARSDSVSDDGWPVALSAAPAGWASAWLAFRVTGHVITVPLAEELAFRGFLIRQLTRRDFLAVAPDRFSWPAFVASSALFGALHGQSWLAGTLAGMLFALAQRHRGQIIDAVVAHATANGLLAGYVLVTGHWSLWS